In one window of Bdellovibrionota bacterium DNA:
- a CDS encoding FG-GAP repeat protein → MYRHDWANALYRVDACNADGCTPSNQVDTVGKLLEAIGYFKASNASSDDYFGYSVALSQDGTTLAVGAYQEDSDATGINNDETNNLAFNSGAVYVFTRSGTGWSQQAYVKASNTADPDTFGFSVDLSSDGNTLAVGAPTEDSNATGIGGDQTNNSASASGAVYLY, encoded by the coding sequence GTGTACCGCCACGATTGGGCCAACGCCCTCTATCGGGTCGACGCCTGTAACGCCGACGGATGCACGCCGTCGAATCAGGTCGATACGGTAGGGAAGCTTCTTGAAGCCATCGGCTACTTCAAGGCCTCGAATGCGTCTTCAGATGACTATTTCGGCTATTCCGTGGCGTTAAGCCAGGACGGTACGACACTGGCGGTGGGAGCCTATCAAGAGGACAGCGATGCAACGGGAATTAACAACGATGAGACGAACAACTTGGCTTTCAATTCCGGAGCTGTTTATGTTTTTACCCGGTCGGGGACCGGCTGGAGCCAGCAAGCGTACGTCAAAGCTTCAAATACCGCGGACCCTGATACATTCGGCTTTTCGGTTGACCTAAGTAGCGACGGCAATACCTTGGCCGTAGGTGCCCCTACAGAGGACAGCAATGCAACCGGGATCGGCGGCGATCAAACGAACAACTCGGCATCAGCTTCGGGAGCGGTGTATCTTTATTGA
- a CDS encoding PilZ domain-containing protein, with product MTEPFHDPRRNRRTRPRVSNEVPVMYKPLKRQNSRGILTNVSESGAYLIANQKITPETEMIVYVPMQLQGEQKLCMVTGKVIRSEMRGATTLHGHGIHFGSDLSPSSRKLLRNFVAFKTTGELPKDAPSEPASSSSPAIQWPPAAKPRSTKSQRRSPLSEIASSREVRSSHPALKRWVVMAAIWGLLATTIAVLGNVFYRSSKQEIMITGLSEIVPLIHTQIQASELRAQIRNNWLEMTPPAVRDADLLKLGRHLRKENIHRATLLNSQGKELAVIVSDPETGEEPQIQWSN from the coding sequence ATGACGGAACCCTTTCACGATCCACGACGAAATCGCCGCACCCGCCCGAGGGTCAGCAACGAAGTACCCGTCATGTACAAACCGCTCAAACGGCAAAATTCCCGAGGGATTCTTACAAATGTGAGTGAGAGCGGCGCGTATCTTATTGCCAACCAAAAAATAACCCCCGAAACAGAAATGATTGTCTACGTGCCGATGCAATTGCAGGGAGAACAGAAGCTCTGCATGGTTACGGGAAAGGTGATCCGGTCCGAGATGCGCGGCGCAACGACACTCCATGGTCACGGAATCCATTTTGGTTCCGATCTCTCGCCATCATCGCGAAAATTGCTGCGAAACTTCGTTGCGTTCAAAACAACCGGCGAGCTCCCCAAAGACGCGCCCAGCGAACCTGCGTCATCTTCATCGCCGGCGATCCAATGGCCCCCTGCAGCGAAACCCCGATCTACGAAGTCACAGCGAAGGAGTCCCCTGTCGGAGATCGCGTCTTCAAGGGAGGTGCGCTCGAGCCATCCGGCGTTGAAACGATGGGTGGTGATGGCCGCCATTTGGGGACTGCTCGCCACGACCATTGCGGTTCTGGGGAACGTATTCTACCGTTCCTCGAAGCAAGAGATCATGATCACCGGCTTGTCCGAGATCGTCCCACTGATTCACACTCAGATCCAAGCCAGCGAGCTGCGCGCCCAGATTCGAAATAACTGGCTTGAAATGACTCCCCCGGCAGTCCGCGATGCGGACTTGTTGAAGCTGGGCCGGCATCTGCGTAAGGAAAACATTCATCGGGCGACGCTTCTCAATTCCCAAGGTAAAGAGCTGGCTGTGATCGTAAGCGACCCCGAAACGGGTGAAGAGCCGCAAATTCAGTGGTCCAACTGA